The Puniceicoccus vermicola sequence CGGCTCAGGCTCAATTGCCTCTGACTGGGAGCGGAGGTGCGCCCGGTGAACTGACGTTGACGGAACCCGGTTTAGTTGCGATCGAGCCGGGAGCCTTGAATCCCCGTGCCTTGTTTTTCTCCTAGCCCGGAGAGGCAAGTGATTCGTTCGAAATCACCACGGACGCCTTCATCTTGGAAAGGATCGGGCTACTCGTAGCTGTTCTCCGAAGACCTTCGTGGGGCAGTCGGCTGCGGGAAGAGGATCAGTAGGCCCCGCGGATATTCTCGCGGACCTCGGCTTCGTAGAAATTGCGAAGCTTTTGGTGGAGTTCCTCGGGCAATGGGTCGAGTCGGGATGCGGTGGCGTTGCCTTTGGCTTGAGAGGGGGAACTCGCGCCGGGAATGATGGTGGAAACGGCTTCGTGGTCGAGGATCCAGCGGAGGGCGAATTGCACCATCGACATGCTCTCGGGGACGAAAGCTTTCAGTTCATCAGCGAGCTCCACTCCTTTTTCGAAGGGAAGACCGGCGAAGGTTTCCCCGACATTGAATTGGGCTCCGTCGCGGTTGAAGTTGCGGTGGTCGTCCTCGCCAAAAGTGGTGGACTGGGTGAACTTGCCGGTCAGCAATCCGCTGGCGAGAGGGAGGCGGACAATGATGCCCGTTCCGGTGGCCTGGGCCTCGGGGAAGAGCTCGGTGATCAGTTTTTGGCGGAAACAGTTGAAGATGACCTGCAGGGAGAGGAGACCTTCCTGTTTCATGCAGAGGAGGCCTTCTTCGACGGTCTCGACGCTGGCGCCGAAGTGGGCGATGAGACCCTCGGCTTGAAGTTTGCGGAGCCAGTCGAAAATCGCGCCGTCTTGGAGGACCTTGATCGGAACGCAGTGAAGTTGGAGGAGGTCGAGTTGATCCACTCCGAGGCGGGAGAGAGAGCCTCGGACTGATTCGCGCAGACTCTCTTCTGAATAGTTGTTGGGGAATACGGGGCCCCGGCCGAACTTGGTAGCGATACGGGGCTGAATCCCCTCGGCCTTGATGAACTCCCCGATGAGGGATTCGCTGCGACCGTCGCCGTAGACGTTGGCGGTGTCGAAGAAGGTAACGCCATTTGCGGCGGATTCGGAAAGAATGGCAAAGGCGGTCTCCCGATCAATGGCACTGCCCCAGCTCGCCCCGATTTGCCAACAGCCCATCCCAACTTCGCTGACTTCAAATCCTGATTTCCCGAGTAAGCGTTTCTTCATTTCCATGGGAGCACTCTAGGAGAAGTCTTCGGATTTTTCCACCCGTTTTGGGGAATCTTCCTTCCGATTCGAGGTGTGTGTTGGAGCGTTGCGCTTGTTGTCCTGTCCGCTGGATTGTTCAGTCAAGGCGGATATAATCCTGAGGCTGGCAACCAAGAAGCCTCCCGGAAGACTTTCTTCAGCCGGGATGATTTTATGCGGAGCTACTCGCCCTCCGGAATAGGGATGAGGCGGCTGTTCCAACGGGTCATCGTCTCGTTGGTGGGGAAAAAGATGCAGAGGGCGCGGTAGCCATTCCCAGTCGGCCAGCGGCGACGGTAGACGAGACGGTAGGTGTCGTCGTCGTCGATTGCGGCGAGGATCTGGTAGGGAACGGAAGAGCCGGAAGGAAGCTCTATTTTTGCCCCTCGCCCGGGCCCAATCGTGAGCTTTTGGTCACTGGTGGCGACTTTGAGGGGGATGGATCCCATATTGAATCCGTAGATCGTGTTCGGAGGGATGTTGTCGAAGTCGATGGGGATGGCGACGAGCTGGTGGGTTGCCTGATCGGGGTTGTCCTGGCCGAGGAGGAACTGGGTCTGATTCAGCCCGGGTGTGAGTTGGCTTTGCAGTTGAGGGACGTATTGATCTTCTTGGTCGGGGCCTTGCGCCGGGATGCGCCGGTAGAGAGTAAAATTTATCGGACCTTGATATTGGATGGGGTCGCTGATGGCGTTGCGATCAAACTGGATCGGGTGAAACTCGTTTTGAGTCCGGTAGTAGAGTTCGTAGGTGTGGGGTTGATATTTTTCCGGAACCTCCTCCCCCCGTTCGTATCTCACTGGAGGGATATGGCGATGCAGGAGAATTTGCAGGGTGGCGCTAACCTGTGGAGGTTCTCCCTGGGCAAGGGGGCTGGCTAGGACCAGGAGCAGAAAAAAGAGCTCGGTCACTCGGCGACGGATCCGGGCGCGAAGGTCTGCTTTGGGATCTCGAACTGCAGAGGAGAGAAAGGGGGACTTAGATTTCATGGTCTTCGAGCCACCGGAAGGAGACGACTTTGTAGGGACGTTCATTCGAGCCGGGGCGGATTTCCTGAGGTTGGCGTTGGACGACCATTTCGCATCTGGCGCGGGCGACGGACTCGTTGGTGATAGGATCCACCGATTGCCCGTAGGAGCGGATTTTGAACGTGTCCGACCGGACCGAGAGGGCCGCACCGACGCGTGAGAGGAGGTCGGCCTGGGTCATGAATCCGGGCTGGCCGTAAGAGAGCGATCCCATGCCCGTATACCGATTGAATTGGTTGAACCGATTGAGTTCGTTGTAGTCGATATAGTTGTCGGGTTGTTCGTAGCGCTGGTTGATGCTGGAAGCTTCGAGAGCGGCCTGAAGGGCACCGATCGCGCGCTCGCGCTCGGTCGGGCTCAGGTTGAGACGAGCATTTTCGTGGGATGAGAGGAAGGCAGGGTCGTCAATGACCCGGTTCACGAAGTGGCTGAGAGAGATGAAGGGGCCGCGTTTCTTGACCTGTTCGACGATTTCGGTAGCGAGGTCTTCGATCTCCAATGAACTGAGGGTGCGGTATCCGGCATAGGTCGGTGCAGCTTGCTCGTCCGAAGTGTCGGCTTCTCCGAGTAGGGGAGAGGCGTGTTTCAGGTAGGGGGCCCTGTCGTCGTAAGGTGTGCTGTTGATCGTTGCCCCTACCGTTCCTCCCAGGAGCGATCTCCAGGCATCGATGGAGGTCGAGTTGACGTTAAAGGCACCGCGGATCATAAGAACTTTTGCGGCCTCTTTGTAAGATTGAATTTCGGAAGGGGTGGCATTTTCCGAAGCAATGAGGCGCGGGTTGAGAATGATGGAATTGGCGGAGTCATACTCGGCGAAAAAGTAGCGGTCCCAGAGGTAGTCGTTGAGAAGGTAAGACCAGTCGTAGAGCGAGGACTGAGGATCGGTCGGAAGGTTGGAACGCGTGAGGTAGGTGTGACGGCTGCGGTCGTCCAAGGGGACCCCGAGGGGGGCCAGGGAGTTGCCAATCGCGAAGGCGGGATAGCTGCTGTTTACATTCCAATCCGAGTCGCTGCTGGCAAGGGAGTCATTGAAGAAGTTCGTGATTGAGTCGGTGCGAGGTGAGGGGGGAGCGGTCGACGCGTGCGTGAGAGAACCGACAGATTGGAAGTATTCGGGACCAGAGGGGATATCGAAAAGAGTGTCCTGGGTGATCAGGGAGATGTTGGGGTCGTTGGTGTAGCCCACTGCGGGCTGAGTATAGAGGAGGGATTGGTAGAAGCTTCCCCAATCTGTGGAAGAGCTCCCGGGTTCCGCCCAACGGTAGGAGCTCATGTTGTCGGAGCGGTTCCCCGACCAATTGAGGTAAAGTGGGTTGTAGCGGGTATCCCGGCCGGGCTGCTGGGCATGCTCGATGGGAGTGCGTTCGCTTCGGACGGCTCGAGGATTGAAGGAAGCCAGAGTCGAAACGATCGGCTCCAGATTACTGTTGTAGGTGACCGGGTGGAAATTTTCGGTCCAGCGGAGATTCTGGGTGAATCCAACAATCGGGAAATAGTTGTCACCGCCTAGACTGGCTGCCGGGAGAGAGTTCCAAGTCGTCGAGGATGCCGTCGCTTCAGCGAGAATGTTGGAAGGCGAGACGGACCACGCGGGAAATGGGTTGGAGGTCGTTGAGCTGTTGCTCAAGGCGCCGTGGTTGAAACCACCGACCGACTGAAGTGGATGGTTCTGGATGAGGTTTTGCAAGGTGTTGTTGCCGAGGTTAACCCCCATGAGGATCACCAGATTGTTAAGGCTCGAGGTGTTGGAGCTATTGCCAAGGTCGCGGGCGAGTCTGAGAGTGAAATTCTTGCTGAGGTCGGGGACGTTGCCGGAGTCTGTTGGGCGGAAATTTTCACTGAGATCTGAGTAGAAATATCCGCCTTGGATGAATGCGGGCGAAGAGGCATCCGCCAGAGTGTTTCCGATGCCGCTGGCGCTGGACCAATCTTGCTCTTCTACGCCGGGAGGGAGGAAGAGCTTTGCTTCGCCGGCGGCAAATGAACTGGTGATATTCAACCGGATGGCTCCATGGTCCTTCCCGCCTTCGTCCCCCCCGTCGAAGACGACAGGTTGGCTGCTGCTGCTGTACTTTGGTTCCCAGGTATGAGTGTTTCCGCTGGTGTCGGTCCAATCGACTTCCGGAGTCCAATTGTATTTCAGTTTGTTCGCGCTTGAGGTCAGGATGAGGCTATAGGTTGTTTGCGGTAGATCCACATTATAAGGATTCCAGAGCATGATCGCGGGGAACACCATCAGGCGGGCGGTGTATTCAGGATTGGATGGCGTCGAGGCGGTGGTCTCAAGGAGCATCATGTGGGTGTGCAGCTGAACCATCGTGATGACGGGATAGACTCCCATCAGACTGTTGGTCTGAGGTTGGACGTTGAGGCTGTTGGCTCGCATGCGGTAAAAGCTGCGAAGCTGTTCCCACGGAGGGCCTCCGGGGTCCCGCCGCTCGACCTGAGTAGCGCTGTTGCCGCGGGCCGCGTCGGAGTCGGCTGGGTCATAGGGCTGAGCTTGATTGCGGTGGCCGAAGACGAGCTGTCCGTGTTCTGCGAGAAGAACTCCGAACTCGGTGTCGTCGGAAAAAGCGCCGCTGAGGTTGCCTTTGAGTCCGCCCTCGCGAGCGTCGGAGAGGACTCCCAGGGAAAGGGGAGTTAGATCGTGGTAATGGTTGGCGAGAAGGCCGTTGATGTTCCCATTACTGAGCCCAACACCTTCCAGTGGATAGCGGAGCTGGTTCAGGCGGGTGATTCTGGCGAGTAGAGCGGTGTAGGAGTCGTTCTCAAAGATGGAACCGAGGCTGTTGAGAACCGTCAGATTTTCCTGAGGATTGCTATCTTCGATAAATTCCGGGGCCATCCGTGGTGCGGAGAGACTGCTCAGGGCCGCATTCTGGGGAAGGTTGCTGCGCGCGTGAGGATTGTCCATCGCGACGCTGGCTTTGATGCCTTCGTCGGCAACCCACCATGCGTAGTTCGCCTCAATGTCACCGCCGGTGTTTCGGAGGTCTTCGAGAGGAAGATAGATATTTCGCGGGTCCGCCGGGTTTGCTTTGTCGATCTCCAAAAGGGGGATGTCGGAAGGCTGACGGGTATGGTTCGAAGGATTCGCGTTGGGGGAGCTGACCAGCCAAGCGAGGGCGCCGCCCGGATTTCCGAGACCGTTTTTGATCGGAGCCGGATTTTGATGGGGATCTCCTCCGGTGCCGTGGTTTGGATCGTGGGGATTGGTAATCCAGACCCCGGTCCAGTAAGGCTCCGTGACTCCGGTAATGGCTTCCGTGTCGGTGGAAGTGTCGAGGATGGAGGCGCTGGCGGTGACCCGCTGATCGGCACCTGTAGTCTGTTGTAGTTCACCGAGGGCTTCGATTGCTGCAAAGAGAGCGACTTGCCGCGCATCGGTCTTTTGTGAAACCGTTGTTTGATGAAGAGTCTCGATCCGAAGCCAGCCCGCAATCGTGATGAGAAGGATGAGGATCAAGGCCATCAGTGAAAGCGAAATCACGAGGGCGAAGCCGGATCGTTTTCGGGACTGAGCACGACAGGCGGAAGGTTGAGGCCGAGAGCCTGCGAAATGGTCTTGCATGTGGTCGCGGGGTTCGAGGGATGGGTTTGAGGAAGGGGAAGGGATTTTCCGAATTCTGTCAGGCAAACATCACAGAGGCCCGTAAAAAAAAAAAACAGGCAGACCGGAGTCTGCCTGTGCATGCCCCGGATAGGGCGGAAAATATCGGGAGAGGCCGCTTTCCAGCGCTTAGCGTCGGCGGCGACGGATCATGATCACCGCGGCGGCGATAGCGCCGAAGATCATGCTGGCCTGTCCGGGTTCGGGAATGCCGTCGTAGGAGACTTCCACATTGTCGAGAAAGATATCTCCTCCGGCATCCTGTTTTCTGTAAAATGCCAAGGTGTCAAAGGTGAAGGTGTTTGCCGGAGAATCCTGCGTAGAGAGTACGATGCCATTCATCGAAAATGAAAGGCTTAGGGTGTCAGTGTCGGTCCGCAAGAAGGTGAAACTCGTTGGGTAGCTTGTTTCAGCCTCAATTTTGACTCCATTTGCGGTTCCACTCCCAGAGACTGAGGTCATCGAGGTTGAGCCAAGTAGGTCGTCTGATACTCCGGTTCGTCCGGCAAAGGTTGTTATATTAGAAGTGTCTGCTCCGAGGTTCGTATTTAGACGGTATCCGCTATAGTTGTTGAAGAGGGCATTGGTGTCCCCATAGTCGTCGGCGGAGACCTGATTCGAGAGTCCTTCCGAATCCAAGATTCCAATGCGGAATCCATAATTGCTATCTCCAACAGATGCCATTTCCAGATCGAAGCTGACTGTCATTGATTCTCCAACTTCCAGAGAGGTTGGAGAGAAATAGGTTAGGAACCGAGAAGTGGTATTAATTGATTTAAGCTGCCCATTATCCACTACCAAGCCTCCTGAGGCATTGGAATTGTACCATCCGTCTCGATTCCCGTCGGAAAAATTGTCGGAGTAGATGATTTGACTGGCCGCCTGCGATTGAACGGAGGCAATCAGAAAGGCAAAGACTCCTAGAGCGGTCGAACCGACTTTGGGAAGGAGCGAAGATTTTGAGAAATTAAGGTGGTTTGGGGTTCTCTTTTTCATGGGTATATTTCCCTCGAACTCGGCTGATTTGTCAAACATAATACCGTGAAAAATTATAAAATATCGGTAGAAATTAGGTTTGTATCCGTTAATTTCTTAATATGTGCGAAATTTTTCCGATTTTGAGAAGTGTTGAAAGAATCTCCTTGAAAACTAACGTTAAAAATAGGACATTTGGGAATGTCGATCAATCAACAGAAAATTGCTGAGGCGTTAGACGTTTCGGTGATGACGGTTTCCCGAGCTCTGCGCGACCATCCGGATTTGGCGGAAGGGACGCGGGAGATGATCCTCCGGAAAGCGGAAGAGATGGGCTATCGCAAGCATTTGAAGAAAAGGGGCAAGCGTGTTGAAGTGGAGGAGAAGCCGTTGCGCCGGATGGGGATCCTTTTGTTCGAGGATGAGATCATTGGCCAGAGAGATCTTTTCAAGTCAGGGGTGGTTCGAAGCATCTTTCTGTCCATCCAGAAAGAGTGTCAGCGCCTCGGGGTAGAAACGGTCGTGGAAGTTTTTACGACGGGATCTTCTGAGGTGCCAATGCTGGTGCGGAATCGCTCGGTCAGTGGAATTTTCCTTCTGGGCCGGTACGAGAAGTCGATCATGGAGAGGCTGGAAGGAATTCCGGCGATGGCGGTGAGTAATTTTGTGGGGCACTTGGGTTTGCCGCGAGTCGTTGCCGATAATTTTCACGGAATGTGCGAGGCGACTGAGCATTTGATCGGGTTGGGGCACGAGCGCATTCTATTTCTGGGGGATCAGCAGGGGCGGGCGCAGATTTTCGAGGAGCGGTCGTTTGGTTACCTGGCCGCCATGCAAAAGCACGGCCTACGGTCGGAGGTCTTGTTTTTTGATCGGCGGCATGAACCGATGCCGTTGAAGGAAATCGAAAAGGTTACGGGGATCGTCTGTAGTAACGACAGTCTGGCTTACAAGGTTCAGGCGGCAATGAGAGCTGAAGGAGTCTCTTTGCCGGATGAATGCAGTATGGTTTCGTTTGATAATATTGAAGCGTACCATAATGAAGGAGCGATCACTTCCTACGAGCCCGATTGGGGGTTGATGGGGCGGATGGCTGCAGAGTTGATGAATGCATCCCCGCTCTCATTGCTTCAGAATGACGTTTCGGTTTCCGTTCCCGGTCGGTTGGTCGTGCACGGTTCGACCGGGGCTCCCCGTTCCTGAGTGGTTGGGTCTTTCAGCATTCGTAGGAACGGTTTTTGTCGTTCTTCTTCTGTGGATCTCTTTTGGTGGCGAGGACGTCAATACCCCGGGATGACCGTAGCATCGAGCCTTGCTCGATGATCTGCGTTGGAGAGGTTCCGATCCTTTCGGATCTGCTGGTCGTCGGCGAAGCGCTCGCATTGTCATCGGCGAAACGCCGATGCTACGTCGTGGCTTCCGTCTTCGTCCACGGGAGGTCGCTGTTGTGGAGAGTCAATCCCTTGTGGTGGGCATTCAGTAGGGCTTCGGAGAGGCCGTCTGCGTAGGTGTAGGTCTCTCCTGCTTCCTCTCTGTTTTTGAGAGCGGATGCTGGGATGTCTTCGATTTTGAGGGATTGATGGATTCTCTCGATGAATCGGGTGTGTTCTCTTGCTAGGTCGAGGGAGCAAACGTTGCTCTCCAATTTTTGAAGGCCTTTGCAAACATTGTGGAACATCACTGTGCGCGTGTCTGGAAACGGGGGGAAGGTTTTGTTTTCTGGGGAAAGTCCGGCAAGGGTGAGTTCGCTTCCGGTTTTGTCATTCCAGTAATATTGTCCGCGGGTTGTCTCGAGGATGATCTCTGCAGCTTCGAACTTTTCGCTGGAGTGGCTCATGTTGATCACGATTTCAGGACCTTCGACGAGTTGGACTCGCGCGGAAAAAGTATCAAAGCTTTCGATTGCCTGGGCTCGGTATTGCCGGTTCTCTAGAGTCCTGATGGTTCCGGCCGCTTCCCGTGATGAGCCTGACCAGAAAAGGGCCATGAGAATGAAGTGGGCCATCGCGTTGTTGGTCGGGGAGTCGAGGACGGGGATATCATTGATCGAAAGTTTTCCAGCCCAATCGGTTCGCTTGTAGTAGGAGTGGGGCCGCGGCCAGAGGGCGCAGACGCGTATCTTTTGAAGTTGTCCCAACTCTCCGGCGACGAGAAGGTCTTTAATTTTCCAGAGGGTGTCGGCGTACATGTTTTGGAAGCCGACGAAGACTTCGCGCCGATTGTGGCGTTTGGCAGCGTCCATCGCATTGATTTCGGCAAGGGTTGCCGCTGCCGGTTTTTCGACGAGAACATGCATGCCCGCATTGAGGGCATCGATGGTCATGACTCGGTGCCAGCCGATCCCGGTGGGTATGCAGCAGAGGTCAATCTGACCCGCTTCCTCTTTCAGCATGTGCTGATGGTTGGAGTAGATTCGGCAGCCCATCGCCCGCATTTTTTCGCATTTTTGAGGAACCTCTTCGGGGTTGATGACGGTGGCGGCGCAGAACTGAACGAGTCCTTCTTCGGCTAGGGTCAGGATGGAGCGGAAGTGGCAATCTCCATATCCCGAGACTCCAATCAGCGCGACCTTAATGGGCAGGCTGGGGATTTCGGGCGAATCAGTGTTTGTCTGGCTCTGAGTCGGATTCACGGATGGTTATTCTTTGATCGGGCAGAGTTGGGCTTTGAGCCTACTGGTCTAGGTCGTTGTTTAGAATAGGAAGAGTGCGCGGAAGCTGGAATCTGGATGCGAGTTCCGGAGTTGCTTCGTTCATTAGCTCAACGACCCAGTCCGCAACCAAGGCGCTGCCAGCGGTGGAGAAGTGGGTTCGGTCGGTCGTGCCGGTTGGGCTGAATTGGAGGCTCTCTTTGGAAGTGATCTTTGAAAATTGATCGAAGCTGTATTGGTGGAGGTCGAGAAGAGGGACGTTCATCTCTTCGGCGACGATTTTCACGGACTCCGCGTAGGGCTCGAGGCTATCCGAGAGGGTGCCGTTGCTGTGGTAAACCCGGCGGCATACCGGTGAGACGAGGACGGGGGTCGCACCTTGTTCGCGGGCTTCGCGGACGTAGCGGCGCAGGTGGTCTCGGTAGTCGGTTTCAGGGTCGCTCTCCCGCTCCGGTCCTTTGCCCGGTTGGTCGTTGTGACCAAACTGAATGAGAACCCAGTCGGGGTTCATGGCCATGGCCTTGTCCCAGCGACCTTCGCTGCGGAAGCTGCGGGAGCTGCGTCCGCCAACAGCCGTGTTTTCGACGCGAATACCGGGAGTTGTCCAGTGTTGGAGAGCCCAGCCCCATCCGGCTTGGTCGCGGTCATCACTCTTGCCGGTAACGGTCGAGTCGCCGACGAGAACCACGAGGATCTCACCAGGGTTGTGTGCTGGGTCTACGGTTGAGTTGTTTTCAGGGATTTGTGGCATAGAGTCTCCGTATTGAAGGGCGCCTGCATCGGGATTGGAACCTGTGAAGTATCCTTCTTTTAGGCCCGGTAGGGGTTCTTTGCGGATCTGAGACGGGTCGATCCCGCGGTTTCGGGCCGGGCTATCTTCGGTCAGGGAAAGGTCGTAGGACTCCGGATCCCGGAATCCGCTCGGTCCATGGCCAACCCAGGTGCTGTTGGCTTCGAGGTCGGCTTCTGCCGCCTCGGTTAGGCTCTGGAGCCATTGCTTCTGAATGGCGCTTGCGGAGGAGCTGTCTCGCACGGGGTCCCAAGGGCGTGGGTGTTCCTGATTCGCGAGGATGAAAACATTGGCATCCGTTTTCCAATCCGGTTTGGGGAGAGGATCGGAGGATCGGGTCCAGTTGCGGCACCAGAAGAGGTTGTTGAAAAAGTGATAATTGGGAGTGGTCAGCGGAACGGCCATTCGGTGGTAGTTCCGGTTGATGGCCGTGTCGGCGGTGCTGGTGTTGTGGTAGACCCAAACCTCCACATCGGGATAGAATTGCTCGCCTTGGCCGAAGTTGCGAAGGTCCTCCTTGTTGTCTAGAAAGAGGTTCCGGTAGATATAGACTGGCCCGGTTTGAGGGGCTTTGATGCGGAAACCGCAACGTGTGCGGATGATGAGATTATCGTGCCAGCGGCCGTTTACGCTGGGCCCCATGGTCTCCATGCCATCGTCGTTCAGGTTGTTGATTTGGTTGTGGTGGACGTGCAAGTCGGGGTTCGCGTCTGGCATGTTGGGGGCCCAAGGAGGGTTTCCGACGTCTTCGATGCCGTCCCAGTGGTCATGGATGTAGTTGTCGTGAATCTCATGACCTCCGTTTGTGTCGTTCATTCGGATACCCGCACGGTCGTAGAACCCGCCTGCTTTCATGGCGGTCCAGTTGTCCCAGGCGCCGTTTCTCCAAGGGTCTGCTCCAGCGTAGGGGCTGAGACTGATACGATTGTTGCGAAGGATTGCGTCCTCGGCGCCTTCCTCAAGGAGGATTCCGTAATCGGCGGGGTCGATGATGCAGTTTTCGACGATCACCCCTTTGGAGCTTTTGATTCCCACCCCTATGGCGGAGTTTCCGACTGCAAGGTTGCGGATGACGCAGTAGTCCTGGCCATTGGTGTCGATGGTCGCCTCGCGGGGGGCAACCGTCATGGTCATGAGGTTTGGGTCGAGATTGTTTTTGAAGCGAATGAGCAGTTCCTGTTGCTCGTTTCGATACATCGCCAGAGCTCGGACTCCATCCCATCCGGTCCGGCCTACGCCGGTAAGGAACGCTTCTTTCCAGTGGATTTTGCTATTTTCTGAGCTGGTTCGCTTTTCATCCAGAGTCGTAATGGTCTGGCCGTTGGCGGTTACGGTGAAAGGGAAGAAATCGAGAGGAAGGCGGAAGACTCCGGGGCCGATATCCGGGGCAGGTTCCCATGGCTCCTCGATCGGGGTGCTTCCGTCGATTTTTACGCCGGGGCCCGACCCGATAAGGGTGATGGGGGCTTCCTCGGTTCCGCTGTTTTGGAAGGATACGCGCTCTTGGTAAACTCCTGGGCTGACGTGAATGGTGTCGCCAGCTTGGGCTTCATTCAGGGCTTCCTGGATCGAGTTGAAGTTCGTATCTATT is a genomic window containing:
- a CDS encoding aldo/keto reductase, with the translated sequence MKKRLLGKSGFEVSEVGMGCWQIGASWGSAIDRETAFAILSESAANGVTFFDTANVYGDGRSESLIGEFIKAEGIQPRIATKFGRGPVFPNNYSEESLRESVRGSLSRLGVDQLDLLQLHCVPIKVLQDGAIFDWLRKLQAEGLIAHFGASVETVEEGLLCMKQEGLLSLQVIFNCFRQKLITELFPEAQATGTGIIVRLPLASGLLTGKFTQSTTFGEDDHRNFNRDGAQFNVGETFAGLPFEKGVELADELKAFVPESMSMVQFALRWILDHEAVSTIIPGASSPSQAKGNATASRLDPLPEELHQKLRNFYEAEVRENIRGAY
- a CDS encoding LacI family DNA-binding transcriptional regulator, which gives rise to MSINQQKIAEALDVSVMTVSRALRDHPDLAEGTREMILRKAEEMGYRKHLKKRGKRVEVEEKPLRRMGILLFEDEIIGQRDLFKSGVVRSIFLSIQKECQRLGVETVVEVFTTGSSEVPMLVRNRSVSGIFLLGRYEKSIMERLEGIPAMAVSNFVGHLGLPRVVADNFHGMCEATEHLIGLGHERILFLGDQQGRAQIFEERSFGYLAAMQKHGLRSEVLFFDRRHEPMPLKEIEKVTGIVCSNDSLAYKVQAAMRAEGVSLPDECSMVSFDNIEAYHNEGAITSYEPDWGLMGRMAAELMNASPLSLLQNDVSVSVPGRLVVHGSTGAPRS
- a CDS encoding Gfo/Idh/MocA family oxidoreductase, whose amino-acid sequence is MNPTQSQTNTDSPEIPSLPIKVALIGVSGYGDCHFRSILTLAEEGLVQFCAATVINPEEVPQKCEKMRAMGCRIYSNHQHMLKEEAGQIDLCCIPTGIGWHRVMTIDALNAGMHVLVEKPAAATLAEINAMDAAKRHNRREVFVGFQNMYADTLWKIKDLLVAGELGQLQKIRVCALWPRPHSYYKRTDWAGKLSINDIPVLDSPTNNAMAHFILMALFWSGSSREAAGTIRTLENRQYRAQAIESFDTFSARVQLVEGPEIVINMSHSSEKFEAAEIILETTRGQYYWNDKTGSELTLAGLSPENKTFPPFPDTRTVMFHNVCKGLQKLESNVCSLDLAREHTRFIERIHQSLKIEDIPASALKNREEAGETYTYADGLSEALLNAHHKGLTLHNSDLPWTKTEATT
- a CDS encoding GDSL-type esterase/lipase family protein, whose translation is MRSFLKIAAAFFFAFQGAPLSNGADLWVNAPTEIDTNFNSIQEALNEAQAGDTIHVSPGVYQERVSFQNSGTEEAPITLIGSGPGVKIDGSTPIEEPWEPAPDIGPGVFRLPLDFFPFTVTANGQTITTLDEKRTSSENSKIHWKEAFLTGVGRTGWDGVRALAMYRNEQQELLIRFKNNLDPNLMTMTVAPREATIDTNGQDYCVIRNLAVGNSAIGVGIKSSKGVIVENCIIDPADYGILLEEGAEDAILRNNRISLSPYAGADPWRNGAWDNWTAMKAGGFYDRAGIRMNDTNGGHEIHDNYIHDHWDGIEDVGNPPWAPNMPDANPDLHVHHNQINNLNDDGMETMGPSVNGRWHDNLIIRTRCGFRIKAPQTGPVYIYRNLFLDNKEDLRNFGQGEQFYPDVEVWVYHNTSTADTAINRNYHRMAVPLTTPNYHFFNNLFWCRNWTRSSDPLPKPDWKTDANVFILANQEHPRPWDPVRDSSSASAIQKQWLQSLTEAAEADLEANSTWVGHGPSGFRDPESYDLSLTEDSPARNRGIDPSQIRKEPLPGLKEGYFTGSNPDAGALQYGDSMPQIPENNSTVDPAHNPGEILVVLVGDSTVTGKSDDRDQAGWGWALQHWTTPGIRVENTAVGGRSSRSFRSEGRWDKAMAMNPDWVLIQFGHNDQPGKGPERESDPETDYRDHLRRYVREAREQGATPVLVSPVCRRVYHSNGTLSDSLEPYAESVKIVAEEMNVPLLDLHQYSFDQFSKITSKESLQFSPTGTTDRTHFSTAGSALVADWVVELMNEATPELASRFQLPRTLPILNNDLDQ